Proteins encoded by one window of Cyanobium sp. NS01:
- a CDS encoding thiol-disulfide oxidoreductase DCC family protein, with protein sequence MRILYDGGCPLCLREVRLLRARDQQRHGDQPVLAFIDIDAAGYDPSAHAGITYRDAMGTIHGISGDGELLSGVEVFRRAYGLVGLGWIYAPTRWPLVQPLVESLYQLWARWRLRLTGRPGLEELCRNRCAVSSVAEPALGGVRTTAAAEPPPAAPRA encoded by the coding sequence TTGCGCATCCTCTACGACGGCGGCTGTCCGCTCTGCCTGCGGGAGGTGCGGCTGCTGCGGGCCCGCGACCAGCAGCGCCACGGGGATCAGCCCGTGCTCGCCTTCATCGACATCGACGCCGCCGGCTACGACCCCAGCGCCCACGCGGGCATCACCTACCGCGACGCCATGGGCACCATCCATGGCATCAGTGGCGACGGAGAACTGCTCAGCGGTGTGGAGGTGTTCCGCCGCGCCTACGGCCTGGTGGGCCTCGGTTGGATCTATGCCCCCACCCGCTGGCCCCTGGTGCAGCCCCTGGTGGAGAGCCTCTACCAGCTCTGGGCCCGCTGGCGGCTGCGGCTCACCGGCCGCCCTGGCCTGGAAGAGCTCTGCCGGAACCGCTGTGCGGTCTCGAGCGTTGCGGAGCCGGCCCTCGGCGGCGTCAGAACCACCGCCGCAGCTGAGCCGCCGCCAGCTGCACCTCGCGCATGA
- a CDS encoding DUF2721 domain-containing protein, with the protein MPLLLAPDPLLAAAQTATVETLARAIQLSVAPVFLLAGIGGLLVVLTNRLARIVDRSRRLQEQMGDATVSRARQSKQELQLQKRRMTLVLKAIELCTVTILLVALVVAIVFVSVVTAIDLALVVVPLFVAAMLCLMVAVLLFMREVQLAAAQLRRWF; encoded by the coding sequence ATGCCGTTGCTGCTGGCACCTGATCCACTCCTGGCGGCGGCGCAGACGGCAACGGTGGAGACCCTGGCACGGGCCATCCAGCTCTCGGTGGCGCCAGTGTTCCTGCTGGCCGGCATCGGCGGTCTGCTGGTGGTGCTCACCAACCGATTGGCCCGCATTGTCGATCGCTCCCGTCGCCTGCAGGAGCAGATGGGCGATGCCACTGTCTCGAGGGCGAGGCAGTCGAAGCAGGAGCTGCAGCTGCAGAAGCGGCGCATGACCCTGGTGCTCAAGGCGATCGAGCTCTGCACCGTGACGATCCTGCTGGTGGCGCTGGTGGTGGCGATCGTGTTTGTGAGTGTCGTCACCGCCATCGACCTGGCGCTGGTGGTGGTGCCCCTGTTCGTGGCCGCCATGCTCTGCCTGATGGTGGCGGTGCTGCTGTTCATGCGCGAGGTGCAGCTGGCGGCGGCTCAGCTGCGGCGGTGGTTCTGA
- a CDS encoding L,D-transpeptidase: protein MSHQRIPRPVLAVSDLRPGLALGTGLLLAAGTLLPRTALALPPVPPAPEVAAAEEAPTEQAATEEAPAAAAIQRQIVLELGRRQISLKENGTVVGSWPVAIGDPSTPTPVGSFTVQNKVVNPQYQSTRSGKINATVGPQAPLGDRWIGFKQSGLNQYGIHGTPTAWAWTVTSRAAVSNGCVRMLTPHVRELFEKVEIGTPVIVKR, encoded by the coding sequence ATGTCCCACCAGCGCATCCCACGCCCCGTGCTCGCCGTCAGCGATCTGCGGCCGGGGCTCGCCCTGGGAACGGGGCTTCTGCTTGCCGCCGGGACCCTGCTGCCGAGGACGGCCCTGGCGCTGCCCCCAGTTCCACCGGCTCCCGAGGTCGCTGCAGCGGAGGAAGCACCAACAGAGCAAGCCGCAACGGAGGAGGCACCTGCGGCGGCCGCGATTCAGCGGCAGATCGTGCTGGAACTGGGTCGACGCCAGATCAGCCTCAAGGAGAACGGCACCGTGGTGGGCAGCTGGCCGGTGGCCATCGGCGACCCCAGCACCCCGACCCCGGTGGGCAGCTTCACGGTGCAGAACAAGGTGGTCAACCCCCAGTACCAGAGCACCCGCAGCGGCAAGATCAATGCCACCGTGGGCCCCCAGGCTCCGCTGGGTGACCGCTGGATCGGCTTCAAGCAGAGCGGCCTCAACCAGTACGGCATCCATGGCACGCCCACGGCCTGGGCCTGGACCGTGACCTCGCGCGCCGCCGTGTCCAACGGCTGTGTGCGCATGCTCACACCCCATGTGCGCGAGCTGTTCGAGAAGGTGGAGATCGGCACGCCCGTGATCGTCAAACGCTGA
- the hemC gene encoding hydroxymethylbilane synthase codes for MAGSTLRIASRRSQLAMVQTHWVRDELARAHDDLTITIEAMATQGDKILDVALAKIGDKGLFTKELEAQMLVDQADIAVHSLKDLPTHLPEGLMLGCITEREDPADALVVHEKHKDKSLATLPEGAVVGTSSLRRLAQLRHHFPHLTFKDVRGNVITRLEKLDAGGFDCLILAAAGLGRLGLGGRIHELIDPSISLHAVGQGALGIECRHGDTAVLDQIKVLEHTPTARRCLAERAFLRELEGGCQVPIGVNTSFSGPEASGSLKLTGMVASLDGLRLIRDQAEGPQDDPEAIGVALAHKLKAQGAGEILAEIFAAVRPEA; via the coding sequence ATGGCCGGCTCCACCCTGCGCATTGCCTCCCGCCGCAGCCAGCTCGCCATGGTGCAGACCCACTGGGTGCGCGATGAGCTGGCCAGGGCCCATGACGACCTCACGATCACGATCGAGGCCATGGCCACCCAGGGGGACAAGATCCTCGATGTGGCCCTGGCCAAGATCGGCGACAAGGGCCTGTTCACCAAGGAACTCGAGGCCCAGATGCTGGTGGACCAGGCCGACATCGCCGTCCACAGCCTCAAGGATCTGCCCACCCACCTGCCCGAGGGGTTGATGCTCGGCTGCATCACCGAGCGGGAGGACCCCGCCGATGCGCTGGTGGTGCACGAGAAGCACAAGGACAAGAGCCTCGCCACCCTGCCGGAAGGCGCCGTGGTGGGCACCAGCTCCCTGCGCCGCCTGGCCCAGCTGCGCCACCACTTCCCGCACCTCACCTTCAAGGATGTGCGCGGCAATGTGATCACCCGCCTGGAAAAGCTCGATGCCGGCGGCTTCGACTGTCTGATCCTGGCCGCCGCCGGCCTGGGCCGGCTGGGGCTGGGTGGCCGCATTCACGAGCTGATCGACCCGTCCATTTCGCTGCACGCCGTGGGGCAGGGTGCCCTCGGCATCGAATGCCGCCACGGCGACACGGCGGTGCTGGATCAGATCAAGGTGCTGGAGCACACCCCCACCGCGCGCCGCTGCCTGGCCGAGCGGGCCTTCCTGCGGGAGCTCGAAGGAGGCTGTCAGGTGCCGATCGGCGTCAACACCAGCTTCTCGGGCCCCGAGGCCAGTGGCAGCCTCAAGCTCACCGGCATGGTGGCCAGCCTTGATGGGCTGCGGCTGATCCGCGATCAGGCCGAGGGCCCCCAGGACGACCCCGAGGCGATCGGTGTGGCCCTGGCCCACAAACTCAAGGCCCAGGGCGCCGGGGAGATCCTGGCCGAGATCTTTGCCGCCGTCCGCCCCGAGGCCTGA
- a CDS encoding carboxypeptidase M32 — protein sequence MSATGTALAQLRAYLHETRLLGSISSALYYDQNTVMPAAGAAWRGEQLALLATELHRRQVAAPYGELLQAAEAEAATTTPEAGQAAVSRNLELLRQDLERQRCLDPALVAALAKARSRGYALWQEARAKQNFALFAPALEEMIGLRRHQAGQLAAAEAAGSSPWEILAQPFEPDVRQARLQELFVPLREQLPRLLEAVRSAPGPASEAVDIPEPVQDNLCEALLQSWGYDPSQCQRSRSPHPFSCTLGPADFRITTRVVPGQPLSAFLATAHEWGHSLYEQGLPRGDDHYFPWPLGEATSMGVHESQSLFWECRIARGESFASRWQPRFTAALGRDPWGGSRGFWRALNPMQPGMIRVEADELSYGLHIVLRFELELALLEGDMPVAELPSAWNRRHQELLGLTPANDAEGCLQDVHWSEGLFGYFPSYALGHLISAQLAEAMERDLGGPGAIEDHVARGEEGELRQWLGQKVWPLGRQLNGEQLVQRVSGRPLSAGPFLRYLEQKLERLSG from the coding sequence ATGAGCGCAACGGGCACGGCCCTGGCCCAGCTGCGGGCCTATCTGCACGAAACCCGCCTGCTCGGATCGATCAGCAGCGCCCTCTATTACGACCAGAACACGGTGATGCCCGCGGCCGGCGCGGCCTGGCGCGGCGAACAGCTGGCCCTGCTCGCCACCGAGCTGCACCGGCGCCAGGTGGCGGCGCCCTACGGCGAGCTGCTGCAGGCCGCCGAGGCTGAAGCCGCCACCACAACCCCCGAGGCCGGCCAGGCCGCCGTGAGCCGCAACCTGGAACTGCTGCGCCAGGACCTGGAGCGCCAGCGTTGCCTCGACCCCGCCCTGGTGGCTGCCCTGGCGAAGGCCCGCTCGCGGGGCTATGCCCTCTGGCAGGAGGCCCGCGCCAAGCAGAACTTCGCCCTCTTCGCCCCGGCCCTGGAGGAGATGATCGGGCTGCGGCGGCATCAGGCAGGCCAGCTGGCCGCCGCCGAAGCAGCCGGCAGCAGCCCCTGGGAGATCCTGGCCCAGCCCTTCGAGCCGGACGTGCGCCAAGCCAGGCTGCAGGAGCTGTTCGTGCCGCTGCGCGAGCAGCTGCCCCGGCTGCTGGAGGCAGTGCGCAGCGCCCCTGGCCCGGCCAGCGAGGCGGTGGACATCCCAGAACCGGTGCAGGACAACCTCTGCGAGGCCCTGCTGCAGAGCTGGGGTTACGACCCCAGTCAGTGCCAGCGCTCGCGCTCGCCCCACCCCTTCTCCTGCACCCTCGGCCCCGCCGACTTCCGCATCACCACCCGGGTGGTGCCCGGCCAGCCCCTCTCCGCCTTCCTGGCCACGGCCCATGAGTGGGGCCACTCGCTCTACGAGCAGGGCCTGCCCCGGGGGGATGACCACTACTTTCCCTGGCCCCTGGGGGAGGCCACCTCCATGGGGGTGCATGAATCGCAATCGCTGTTCTGGGAGTGCCGCATCGCCAGGGGAGAATCCTTCGCCAGCCGCTGGCAACCGCGCTTCACGGCGGCCCTGGGCCGCGATCCCTGGGGCGGCAGCCGCGGCTTCTGGCGGGCCCTCAACCCCATGCAGCCGGGGATGATCCGGGTGGAGGCCGATGAGCTGAGCTATGGCCTCCACATCGTGCTGCGCTTCGAACTGGAGCTGGCCCTGCTGGAGGGGGACATGCCGGTGGCTGAGCTGCCATCCGCCTGGAACCGTCGCCACCAGGAGCTGCTGGGCCTCACTCCGGCCAACGACGCCGAGGGCTGTCTGCAGGATGTGCACTGGAGCGAGGGACTGTTCGGCTATTTCCCCTCCTATGCCCTTGGCCACCTGATCAGTGCCCAGCTGGCCGAGGCGATGGAGCGCGATCTCGGCGGCCCCGGCGCCATCGAAGATCACGTCGCCCGGGGTGAGGAGGGGGAGCTGCGGCAGTGGCTGGGGCAGAAGGTGTGGCCGCTGGGCCGTCAACTCAACGGCGAGCAGCTGGTGCAGCGGGTGAGCGGCAGGCCGCTGAGTGCCGGGCCCTTCCTGCGTTATCTGGAACAGAAACTGGAGCGCCTCAGCGGCTGA
- a CDS encoding DUF3153 domain-containing protein — MEAEDPCAGARRCLERGDYGQALGALEPLVSSFPPATPEGAQIQLLMATAWMGQGNAVRAIACCRQVKRCSDATLRAQAKDLLEVLEAPALERPRRWSITLPELGEAESVTGRLQQVARSRRAQRPPPPPAPPVGPTRAPLGFAALVLVLLLLSLLLGGCGSVRAELHFQGPGRLQVGQRLERGSTAVVTPWERGVLQALQQAGLRPDGASEPGHDHVLGATMPAAQALELLAANLEDAARLAGVELPVPQLRWQERNWLLGVQQRLSVAVDLRGADPVPGADFSLDLEPLRLAAIRRAGPESVQTIPGTRGVRWPLRLGAENRLELSCWRWSPLGLGAGLILLALGLVAALSRLRQQLGFGLPQLPA; from the coding sequence ATGGAGGCCGAGGATCCGTGCGCCGGGGCCCGGCGCTGCCTGGAGCGCGGCGACTACGGCCAGGCCCTGGGCGCTCTGGAGCCCCTGGTGTCGAGCTTTCCGCCCGCCACGCCGGAGGGGGCCCAGATCCAGCTGCTGATGGCCACGGCCTGGATGGGGCAGGGCAATGCGGTGCGGGCGATCGCCTGCTGCCGCCAGGTGAAACGCTGCTCCGATGCCACCCTTCGCGCCCAGGCCAAGGACCTGCTGGAGGTGCTGGAGGCGCCGGCCCTGGAGCGACCGCGCCGCTGGTCGATCACCCTGCCGGAGCTGGGTGAGGCCGAATCGGTCACCGGCCGGCTGCAGCAGGTGGCCCGCAGCCGTCGCGCCCAACGGCCGCCGCCGCCGCCGGCGCCGCCGGTGGGCCCCACCCGGGCGCCCCTGGGCTTCGCGGCCCTGGTGCTGGTGCTGTTGTTGCTCAGCCTGCTGCTGGGGGGCTGCGGCAGCGTGCGCGCTGAGCTGCATTTCCAAGGACCGGGCCGGCTGCAGGTGGGCCAGCGGCTGGAGCGGGGCTCCACGGCTGTGGTGACCCCCTGGGAGCGGGGTGTGCTGCAGGCACTGCAGCAGGCGGGCCTCAGGCCCGACGGCGCCAGTGAGCCCGGTCACGACCACGTGCTGGGAGCCACGATGCCGGCGGCCCAGGCCCTGGAGTTGCTGGCGGCCAACCTCGAAGACGCTGCTCGCCTGGCGGGGGTGGAGCTGCCTGTGCCGCAGCTGCGCTGGCAGGAGCGCAACTGGCTGCTGGGGGTGCAGCAGCGGCTGTCGGTGGCGGTGGATCTGCGCGGCGCGGATCCTGTGCCTGGCGCCGACTTCAGCCTCGACCTCGAGCCGCTGAGGCTGGCGGCGATCCGCCGGGCCGGTCCGGAATCGGTGCAGACCATTCCTGGCACCAGGGGCGTGCGCTGGCCGCTGCGCCTGGGCGCCGAGAACCGGCTGGAGCTCAGCTGCTGGCGCTGGAGTCCCCTGGGCCTGGGGGCGGGGCTGATTCTGCTCGCCCTGGGGCTGGTGGCCGCGCTGAGCCGGCTGCGCCAGCAGCTGGGTTTTGGTCTGCCCCAGTTGCCGGCCTAG
- the rpoD gene encoding RNA polymerase sigma factor RpoD — translation MVATAKGDTVRPKPQDPLATDAARASEDAAGKVKTTPKARSRKSPPGSAKAAAGKAASAKAASSKASSAKATPAKAAASKAAAAKAAAASPAAEATTSGAAALAKGDAVSAKDDKAAKALASIKVGPKGVYTEDSIRVYLQEIGRIRLLRPDEEIELARKIADLLHLEELASQFEADHGHHPDNKEWAVLVEMPPIKFRRRLMLGRRAKEKMVQSNLRLVVSIAKKYMNRGLSFQDLIQEGSLGLIRAAEKFDHEKGYKFSTYATWWIRQAITRAIADQSRTIRLPVHLYETISRIKKTTKTLSQEFGRKPTEEEIAESMEMTIEKLRFIAKSAQLPISLETPIGKEEDSRLGDFIEADIENPEQDVAKNLLREDLEGVLATLSPRERDVLRLRYGLDDGRMKTLEEIGQIFDVTRERIRQIEAKALRKLRHPNRNGVLKEYIK, via the coding sequence ATGGTGGCGACGGCGAAGGGCGACACGGTGCGGCCGAAGCCCCAGGACCCGCTTGCCACCGATGCCGCCCGGGCCAGCGAGGACGCGGCGGGCAAGGTGAAGACCACCCCCAAGGCGCGCTCCCGCAAGTCCCCGCCAGGTTCTGCCAAGGCCGCTGCGGGCAAGGCTGCTTCCGCCAAAGCCGCCTCCTCAAAGGCCAGCTCAGCCAAGGCCACCCCTGCCAAGGCCGCTGCCTCCAAAGCAGCTGCCGCCAAGGCCGCCGCCGCCAGCCCCGCTGCCGAGGCGACCACCTCTGGTGCCGCCGCCCTGGCCAAAGGGGATGCCGTGAGCGCCAAGGACGACAAGGCCGCCAAGGCCCTGGCCAGCATCAAGGTGGGCCCCAAGGGCGTCTACACCGAGGACTCGATCCGCGTCTATCTGCAGGAGATCGGCCGCATCCGTCTGCTGCGGCCGGATGAGGAGATCGAGCTGGCCCGCAAGATCGCCGACCTGCTGCACCTCGAGGAGCTGGCCTCCCAGTTCGAGGCCGACCACGGCCACCACCCCGATAACAAGGAGTGGGCCGTGCTGGTGGAGATGCCGCCGATCAAGTTCCGGCGCCGGCTGATGCTCGGCCGCCGCGCCAAGGAAAAGATGGTGCAGTCGAACCTGCGCCTGGTGGTGTCGATCGCCAAGAAATACATGAACCGGGGCCTGAGCTTTCAGGACCTCATCCAGGAGGGCAGCCTCGGCCTGATCCGGGCGGCTGAGAAGTTCGACCACGAGAAGGGCTACAAGTTCTCCACCTACGCCACCTGGTGGATCCGCCAGGCCATCACCCGCGCCATCGCCGATCAGAGCCGCACCATCCGCCTGCCGGTGCATCTCTACGAGACGATCTCGCGCATCAAGAAAACCACCAAGACCCTCTCCCAGGAGTTCGGCCGCAAGCCCACCGAGGAGGAGATCGCCGAGTCGATGGAGATGACAATCGAGAAGCTGCGCTTCATCGCCAAGAGCGCTCAGCTGCCGATCTCCCTGGAGACCCCCATCGGCAAGGAGGAGGATTCCCGCCTGGGCGACTTCATCGAAGCCGATATCGAGAACCCCGAGCAGGATGTGGCCAAGAACCTGCTGCGCGAAGACCTCGAAGGGGTGCTGGCCACCCTCAGCCCCCGCGAGCGCGATGTGCTGCGGCTCCGCTACGGCCTCGATGACGGCCGCATGAAGACCCTCGAGGAGATCGGCCAGATCTTCGATGTCACCCGCGAGCGGATCCGTCAGATCGAAGCCAAGGCCCTGCGCAAGCTGCGTCACCCCAACCGCAACGGCGTGCTCAAGGAGTACATCAAGTAA
- a CDS encoding OsmC family protein, translating to MTSISCHYSGSLGCSAVHGPSGATLHTDAPADNHGQGGAFSPTDLIATSLATCLLTIMGLVAERHGWRMEGASARVEKTMSQELPRRIAALEVWLVLPVSLEAGARATLQRAAEGCPVKATLKGAVPITLHWDTA from the coding sequence ATGACCAGCATCAGCTGCCACTACAGCGGCTCCCTGGGCTGCAGCGCGGTGCATGGGCCCTCCGGCGCCACCCTCCACACGGATGCTCCCGCCGACAACCACGGCCAGGGCGGTGCCTTCTCCCCCACCGACCTGATCGCCACCTCCCTGGCCACCTGTCTGCTGACGATCATGGGCCTGGTGGCCGAACGCCATGGCTGGCGCATGGAGGGGGCTTCGGCCCGGGTGGAGAAGACCATGAGCCAGGAGCTGCCGCGCCGGATCGCCGCCCTGGAGGTGTGGCTGGTGCTGCCGGTCTCCCTGGAGGCCGGCGCGCGGGCCACCCTGCAGCGCGCCGCCGAAGGCTGCCCGGTCAAGGCCACCTTGAAGGGCGCCGTGCCGATCACCCTGCACTGGGATACGGCCTGA
- a CDS encoding inorganic diphosphatase produces the protein MANIDHAPSRTMLNLLHVLPAFADEAELRLNAIVELNSMTINKYELITETGHLKLDRVGYSSLAYPFAYGCIPRTWDEDGDPLDIEIVGVTEPLVPGSLVEARIIGVMKFDDGGEVDDKVIAVLADDKRMDHITSFTQLGDHWLKETQYYWERYKDLKKPGTCKVNGFFEAAEAVAIVKACEARYTTSIDPSLVN, from the coding sequence ATGGCGAACATCGACCACGCTCCGAGCCGCACGATGCTCAACCTCCTGCACGTGCTGCCGGCCTTTGCCGATGAAGCCGAACTGCGCCTCAACGCCATCGTGGAGTTGAACTCCATGACCATCAACAAATACGAGCTGATCACCGAAACCGGCCATCTCAAGCTGGATCGCGTCGGCTATTCCTCCCTGGCCTATCCCTTTGCCTACGGCTGCATTCCCCGCACCTGGGATGAGGATGGTGATCCGCTCGACATCGAAATCGTGGGCGTGACCGAACCCCTGGTGCCGGGCTCCCTGGTGGAAGCACGCATCATCGGGGTGATGAAATTCGATGACGGCGGCGAAGTGGACGACAAGGTGATTGCCGTGCTCGCCGATGACAAGCGCATGGATCACATCACCAGCTTCACCCAACTGGGCGACCACTGGCTGAAGGAAACGCAGTACTACTGGGAGCGCTACAAAGACCTCAAGAAACCCGGCACCTGCAAGGTGAATGGCTTCTTCGAGGCAGCCGAGGCCGTGGCGATTGTCAAGGCCTGCGAGGCCCGCTATACCACCAGCATCGATCCCAGTCTGGTGAACTGA
- the priA gene encoding primosomal protein N', giving the protein MSQWLQIWLEAGREGQVFTYARPPELAVKLGDLVRVRLQGRPHSGLVVEELEALPAALAGKAIQPVEAVLQSAAVDEHWRALITAVARQCHTSSFRTLKSALPPGWLGQRGHRAGANRQPLLALRATRRPEPHERLSARQQELLNQLAAAAGPLPLRQLCRPGGFSRGVAQALEQRGLVERLSLPAEAFPQALLAGHGAGADPEPPNVGLEPLQRLTPAQAEALEAILAAQPGQTLLLWGVTGSGKTEVYLQAAAAALARGRSALVLTPEIGLIPQLLERCRRRFGAAVVEYHSGLSDGARVAAWRRCLQGRPLLAVGTRSAVFLPLARLDLIVLDEEHDSSYKQESPMPCYHARDVARIRVRQGGGCLLLGSATPALETWLACQGEAAEPVRLLRLRERIGGRPLPPVRLVDMRHELAEGHRSLLSRALLQRLQGVQARGEQAVVLVPRRGYHTFLSCRSCGEAVLCPHCDVPMTVHRGSGGREWLRCHWCDHRADISHRCGHCGSTAFKPFGAGTQRVLEQLAQELEGLRVLRFDRDSTRGRDGHGQLLARFAAGEADVLVGTQMLAKGMDLPRVTLAAVLAADSLLHRPDLRSSEHCLQLLLQLAGRAGRGELPGEVLVQTYSPEHPVIAHLVDGRYDRFLASELALRRSGAQVPFSRACLLRFSGPSASGTATAAAAIAELLRPALEASGWWLIGPAPAPVARVAGRSRWQLLLHGPAGAPLPLPGEAELRRSLPAAVALAIDPDPLSL; this is encoded by the coding sequence TTGAGCCAGTGGCTCCAGATCTGGCTGGAGGCCGGCCGCGAGGGGCAGGTGTTCACCTACGCCCGTCCGCCGGAGCTGGCCGTGAAGCTGGGCGACCTCGTGCGGGTCCGGCTGCAGGGGCGGCCCCACAGCGGCCTGGTGGTGGAGGAGCTCGAAGCCTTGCCGGCAGCCCTCGCAGGCAAGGCCATCCAACCCGTGGAGGCCGTGCTGCAGAGCGCCGCGGTGGACGAGCACTGGCGCGCGCTGATCACGGCGGTGGCCCGCCAGTGCCACACCAGCAGCTTCCGCACCCTCAAGAGCGCCCTGCCGCCGGGTTGGCTTGGCCAGCGCGGCCATCGAGCCGGGGCGAACCGCCAGCCGCTGCTGGCCCTGCGGGCGACCCGCCGGCCCGAACCCCACGAGCGCCTCAGTGCCCGCCAGCAGGAGCTGCTGAACCAGCTCGCTGCCGCCGCCGGCCCCCTGCCGCTGCGGCAGCTGTGCCGCCCCGGTGGCTTCAGCCGGGGCGTGGCCCAGGCGCTGGAACAGCGGGGGCTGGTGGAGCGGCTCTCCCTGCCAGCCGAGGCCTTTCCCCAGGCCTTGCTGGCGGGGCACGGAGCAGGGGCTGATCCAGAACCACCGAACGTGGGGCTCGAACCGCTCCAACGGCTCACCCCGGCCCAGGCCGAGGCCCTGGAGGCGATTCTGGCGGCCCAGCCGGGCCAGACCCTGCTGCTCTGGGGCGTCACCGGTTCCGGCAAGACCGAGGTGTATCTGCAGGCTGCCGCCGCGGCCCTGGCCCGGGGGCGCAGCGCCCTGGTGCTCACCCCGGAGATCGGCCTGATCCCCCAGCTGCTGGAGCGCTGCCGCCGCCGCTTCGGCGCTGCCGTCGTGGAGTACCACAGCGGCCTCAGCGACGGCGCCCGGGTGGCCGCCTGGCGGCGCTGCCTGCAAGGCCGACCCCTGCTGGCGGTGGGCACCCGCTCCGCCGTGTTTCTGCCCCTGGCCCGGCTCGACCTGATCGTGCTGGACGAGGAGCACGACAGCTCCTACAAGCAGGAGAGTCCGATGCCCTGTTACCACGCCCGCGACGTGGCCCGGATCAGGGTGCGGCAGGGCGGCGGATGCCTGCTGCTGGGCAGTGCCACGCCGGCCCTGGAGACCTGGCTGGCCTGCCAGGGAGAGGCAGCCGAGCCGGTGCGGCTGTTGCGGCTGCGCGAGCGCATCGGCGGCCGCCCCCTGCCGCCGGTGCGGCTGGTGGACATGCGCCATGAGCTGGCCGAGGGGCACCGCAGCCTGCTCAGCCGGGCCCTGCTGCAGCGGCTGCAGGGGGTGCAGGCCAGGGGGGAACAGGCCGTGGTGCTGGTGCCCCGCCGCGGTTACCACACCTTCCTGAGCTGCCGCAGCTGCGGCGAGGCGGTGCTCTGCCCCCACTGCGACGTGCCCATGACGGTGCACCGCGGCAGCGGCGGCCGGGAGTGGCTTCGCTGCCACTGGTGCGACCACCGGGCCGACATCAGCCACCGCTGCGGCCACTGCGGCTCCACGGCCTTCAAGCCCTTCGGCGCCGGCACCCAGAGGGTGCTGGAGCAGCTGGCCCAGGAACTGGAGGGCCTGCGGGTGCTGCGCTTCGACCGCGACAGCACCCGCGGCCGCGATGGCCACGGCCAGCTGTTGGCCCGCTTCGCCGCCGGGGAGGCCGACGTGCTGGTGGGCACCCAGATGCTGGCCAAGGGGATGGACCTGCCCCGGGTGACCCTGGCGGCCGTGCTGGCGGCCGACAGCCTGCTGCACCGGCCCGATCTGCGCTCCTCCGAACACTGCCTGCAGCTGCTGCTGCAGCTGGCGGGCCGGGCCGGCAGGGGCGAGCTGCCCGGCGAGGTGCTGGTGCAGACCTACAGCCCCGAGCACCCGGTGATCGCCCACCTGGTGGACGGCCGCTACGACCGTTTCCTGGCCAGCGAACTGGCCCTGCGCCGCAGCGGCGCCCAGGTGCCCTTCAGCCGCGCCTGCCTGCTGCGCTTCAGCGGCCCCAGTGCCAGTGGCACCGCCACCGCGGCGGCAGCGATCGCCGAGCTGCTGCGGCCGGCCCTCGAGGCCAGCGGCTGGTGGCTGATCGGCCCGGCCCCGGCACCGGTGGCCCGGGTGGCTGGCCGCAGCCGCTGGCAACTGCTGCTGCACGGTCCTGCCGGCGCGCCCCTGCCCCTGCCGGGTGAGGCGGAGCTGCGGCGCTCCCTGCCGGCCGCCGTGGCCCTGGCGATCGATCCCGATCCGCTCAGCCTGTAG
- a CDS encoding DUF1824 family protein — translation MAETLASLRGLRTAPRLDEQATAALLEELLQKMALCEWFTVGVMAPTAAAAVAALRRLEQICGWPTLELDPGATALEGPEGPVFLKANQNNGRYQLRLEQGLGEGVLITGHSLVDPAAQDTWGPLPLQCFG, via the coding sequence ATGGCCGAGACCCTGGCTTCTCTGCGGGGCCTCCGCACCGCCCCGCGCCTCGATGAGCAGGCCACCGCTGCGCTCCTGGAGGAACTGCTCCAGAAGATGGCCCTCTGCGAGTGGTTCACGGTGGGGGTGATGGCCCCCACGGCCGCAGCCGCTGTGGCCGCCCTGCGCCGGCTGGAGCAGATCTGTGGCTGGCCCACGCTGGAGCTGGATCCCGGCGCTACTGCCCTCGAAGGCCCGGAGGGCCCGGTGTTTCTCAAAGCCAATCAGAACAACGGCCGCTACCAGCTGCGTCTGGAGCAGGGTCTGGGCGAGGGGGTGCTGATCACGGGCCACAGCCTGGTGGATCCCGCCGCCCAGGACACCTGGGGGCCGCTGCCGTTGCAGTGTTTCGGCTGA